The Methanooceanicella nereidis genomic interval GCGGATAATATTACGGATTATCCGCCCTCTTCTTAAAAATTGGAAAAAAGGAAAATGAGCGGGTCATTTTTTCAATGCTTCTGCGATGACCGGTGCCACGCTTATCACGCTTGTCGCCTTTTCCAGCGTGTCCGTGGATATTACCGACTTCACACCGGCATTGTAAAGCTTCAGTACGGCGTTCCTGACAAGTACCGGGTGCACGCATCCGACATATACGTCGCGAACTCCATTAGTCTTTAGCAGCTTAATAGCCTCTGCTATTGTTCCGCCGGTGCTTATTATATCGTCGAGGAGCACTACGTCCCTGCCGTTAATGTCAAGGTTCTTAGGGGCTATCTTTACCTCTTCGCCCGACAGCCTTGTCTTTTCAAGGTAGTCATAATGTAATCCTCTCGGCTCTGACGCGGATCTTACAAGGTTCAATGCGCCATCGTCAGGAGCAAGGATGACAGGGTCAAGCAGGCCCATTGTGTCAATATAATTACCTATTTCAGGAGCGGCGTTAAGGTCTGTGGCCTCGCACGGGAAATGCTTTAAAACGGAGCGGTCGTGGATATTGACGGTGAAAACACGGTCCGCGTCGATAGTTTTCGCCATGGCCCTGGCGCTTATCGGCTCTCCTTCCTTGAAACGCTTATCCTGCCTGGCATATCCGAAATACGGCACGACGACTGTTACGCTCTTTGCCTCGTCGCACGCATCGATGAGCTGTAAAAGATAAATAAGGTCAGAAGAATGTGGCGTACTCTGGATTATGACGATATCTTCACCCTTGACATCCCCGGTCACCCGGCAATAGACCTCCCCGTCAGGGAACTCCTTATAGTCGGTGAGATCGAATTCACAGTCTAAAAGCGATGCGACCCTCGTGGCCAATAACTGAGACGACGGCCCTGCCACAATCCTGGTACTCATAAGCCATACAACCTTTTTTAGTGATTAGCTTTCATACTTTGTATAGCTAACCCTTTCTGCGGTAAACTGTACTTTATGCCATATAAATCTATCCTAGTGAGCCATATCATATATTAGTCAGAATAGTAGGTCCCGTAAATTTATAGTTCTTACATCCACCCTTCCGCCACAAAGGAACACTAAGTACACTAAACTGTTAACCACGAAGCACACGAAGGCGAACAAGGACACGGCTTCCAACCACAAAGCGCACGAAGGCGAACAAGGAACACAAAAGACTTCTTTTAGAAGATGAACATATACTTAAAAATAAATTAGTGTACCTTATTCGCCTTCGTGCGCTTCGTGGTTAACAGTATAGTGTACCTTACTCGCCTTCGTGCGCTTCGTGGTTAACAGTATAGTGTACCTTACTCGCCTTCGTGCGCTTCGTGGTTAACAAA includes:
- a CDS encoding ribose-phosphate diphosphokinase encodes the protein MSTRIVAGPSSQLLATRVASLLDCEFDLTDYKEFPDGEVYCRVTGDVKGEDIVIIQSTPHSSDLIYLLQLIDACDEAKSVTVVVPYFGYARQDKRFKEGEPISARAMAKTIDADRVFTVNIHDRSVLKHFPCEATDLNAAPEIGNYIDTMGLLDPVILAPDDGALNLVRSASEPRGLHYDYLEKTRLSGEEVKIAPKNLDINGRDVVLLDDIISTGGTIAEAIKLLKTNGVRDVYVGCVHPVLVRNAVLKLYNAGVKSVISTDTLEKATSVISVAPVIAEALKK